A window of Brachybacterium fresconis contains these coding sequences:
- a CDS encoding maltokinase N-terminal cap-like domain-containing protein has translation MDEPSSPVPSASASDAPTIDTAAIDTAEIDAAAIDVTALPPLPELLDALTDQLAAWMPAQRWYARKGTGTPDVSIRGWAPLRVADDHLTVLVVLAAAVPGSDPEDASARTLYQVPLVLRRPDESVGRREEGSEVGVLAVPGGPLRVDDATLDADGRAALIATLVSGDGALGPSLALASHRTVPDGPLPLGRAMRSRPLSGEQSNSSMIIETEGASPLILKLFRVLQHGQNPDVVLQGALTAAGSTRVAPLVGSATIRVGGVRTQSLLAQEFLPDVEDAWRTALRLALAGEDFTGPAQELGAAVAEVHRDLAAALGTVPAEGAAVAEMVKQMRSRLMEVAAEVPRLSAHRPTIEALYAAAAEVRWPPLQRIHGDLHLGQVLRAPDRGWVLLDFEGEPLRPLAQRSRPDCPLRDVAGMLRSLDYVSGAVAHEHARDAAAWTAASRSAFLAGYGAQSGQAPDPRVLAAFEADKAVYEALYEARNRPDWLPIPLAALERISAAAAEAGSAG, from the coding sequence ATGGACGAGCCGAGCTCACCGGTCCCCTCCGCCTCCGCCTCCGACGCCCCGACGATCGACACCGCTGCGATCGACACTGCTGAGATCGACGCTGCCGCGATCGACGTCACCGCGCTGCCGCCCCTGCCGGAGCTGCTCGACGCGCTCACCGACCAGCTGGCGGCATGGATGCCCGCTCAGCGCTGGTACGCCCGCAAGGGCACCGGGACCCCCGACGTCTCGATCCGGGGATGGGCGCCGCTGCGGGTGGCCGACGACCATCTCACCGTCCTCGTCGTCCTCGCCGCGGCCGTCCCGGGATCCGACCCCGAGGACGCCTCCGCCCGCACGCTCTACCAGGTGCCGCTGGTGCTGCGCCGCCCGGACGAGTCCGTGGGACGGCGCGAGGAGGGCTCGGAGGTGGGCGTGCTGGCGGTCCCGGGCGGCCCCCTGCGCGTGGACGATGCCACCCTCGACGCCGACGGGAGGGCGGCGCTGATCGCGACCCTGGTCTCCGGGGACGGGGCGCTCGGTCCGTCGCTGGCCCTGGCCTCCCACCGGACCGTCCCGGACGGCCCGCTCCCGCTGGGCCGGGCGATGCGCAGCCGCCCGCTGTCCGGTGAGCAGTCGAACTCCTCGATGATCATCGAGACCGAGGGCGCTTCGCCGCTGATCCTGAAGCTGTTCCGCGTGCTCCAGCACGGGCAGAACCCCGACGTCGTGCTGCAGGGCGCGCTCACCGCCGCGGGCAGCACCCGGGTCGCTCCGCTGGTCGGCTCGGCGACCATCCGGGTCGGCGGGGTGCGCACCCAGTCGCTGCTGGCCCAGGAGTTCCTGCCCGATGTCGAGGACGCCTGGCGCACCGCGCTGCGTCTCGCCCTCGCCGGCGAGGACTTCACCGGGCCCGCCCAGGAGCTCGGCGCCGCCGTCGCCGAGGTCCACCGCGATCTCGCCGCCGCCCTGGGGACCGTCCCGGCCGAGGGCGCCGCGGTCGCCGAGATGGTCAAGCAGATGCGGAGCCGTCTGATGGAGGTCGCGGCGGAGGTTCCCCGGCTCTCCGCGCACCGGCCGACGATCGAGGCGCTGTACGCGGCCGCCGCCGAGGTGCGGTGGCCGCCCCTGCAGCGCATCCATGGGGATCTGCACCTCGGGCAGGTGCTGCGGGCCCCGGACCGCGGCTGGGTGCTGCTGGACTTCGAGGGCGAGCCGCTGCGTCCTCTCGCCCAGCGGTCCCGTCCGGACTGCCCGCTGCGGGACGTCGCCGGCATGCTGCGCAGCCTGGACTACGTCTCCGGCGCGGTCGCCCATGAGCATGCCCGGGATGCCGCGGCGTGGACCGCCGCCTCCCGCTCGGCCTTCCTGGCCGGCTACGGAGCGCAGAGCGGGCAGGCGCCCGATCCGCGGGTGCTCGCCGCCTTCGAGGCCGACAAGGCCGTCTACGAGGCGCTGTACGAGGCGCGCAACCGGCCGGACTGGCTGCCGATCCCGCTGGCCGCGCTGGAGCGGATCAGCGCAGCCGCCGCGGAGGCGGGGTCAGCGGGCTGA
- a CDS encoding SIP domain-containing protein yields the protein MTLDMTRTRDPLPARPGGQDAPPRPLLEARHLHLAYDRREVVHDLSLALPEGRITIIVGANGSGKSTVLRGLSRLMTPRRGSVLLDGTDIHSLGGKSLARRLGLLPQAPQAPDGVTVRELVSRGRFPHQGLVPRWSEDDERAVQEALTATRSEELADRPVAELSGGQRQRVWIAMALAQETEVLLLDEPTTYLDVTHQLEVLDVVRELNRRRGTTVGIVLHDLGLAARYADHLVAVLSGEIHSEGAPADVITAQMVREVFDLDALVVPDPVTASPMVLPLGRDSLDASDASDAPEPRTADAPEPRTADDDSAADGRSAPADSQEDALTTTTQAAAAAAHSAATATAARAQAAATDTTAVPALAPALEASSQLAFELSVGAITPIGKNLLRFTLTSPDLVHFGAGGHPLDMRIKLIIRGPEASADHFATVRPGALLDPATHAEWYRTWLQIDPVDRGWMRTYTVRAQRGAGHPGNLTAHPEIDIDVVLHLDAEEIPGSGVAARWARDARVGDTISMLGPNRHVVGPDYGGIEFRPGAARTVLLVGDETAAPAICSILEALPEAIAGHAVIEVPDASDQQQVLTRSGVQVTWLVRGERPHGELMAAEVQRLMCEDAQAFRIEAGLDADGLGGSAGRAELEDIDIDSSILWETTTGHGTFYAWLAGEAGTIKMLRRHLVSELGIDRRQVSFMGYWRQGRPEG from the coding sequence GTGACGCTCGACATGACGCGCACCCGTGACCCCCTCCCCGCACGCCCGGGCGGCCAGGATGCTCCGCCCCGGCCTCTCCTGGAGGCCCGCCATCTCCACCTGGCCTACGACCGGCGCGAGGTCGTCCACGACCTCAGCCTGGCCCTGCCCGAGGGCCGCATCACGATCATCGTCGGCGCGAACGGCAGCGGGAAGTCCACCGTGCTGCGCGGACTGTCGCGCCTGATGACGCCGCGCCGCGGCAGCGTCCTGCTGGACGGCACCGACATCCACTCCCTGGGCGGCAAGAGCCTGGCCCGACGGCTGGGCCTGCTGCCGCAGGCTCCGCAGGCGCCCGACGGCGTCACCGTGCGCGAGCTCGTCTCCCGCGGGCGCTTCCCCCATCAGGGGCTGGTCCCGCGATGGAGCGAGGACGACGAGCGGGCCGTCCAGGAGGCCCTGACCGCCACCCGCAGCGAGGAGCTGGCCGACCGTCCCGTCGCCGAGCTCTCCGGCGGTCAGCGCCAGCGGGTCTGGATCGCGATGGCGCTGGCCCAGGAGACCGAGGTGCTGCTGCTGGACGAGCCCACCACCTACCTCGACGTCACCCACCAGCTCGAGGTGCTCGATGTGGTGCGGGAGCTCAACCGTCGCCGCGGCACCACCGTCGGCATCGTCCTGCACGACCTCGGCCTCGCCGCGCGCTATGCGGATCACCTGGTCGCGGTGCTCTCCGGCGAGATCCACTCCGAGGGCGCCCCCGCCGACGTGATCACCGCGCAGATGGTCCGCGAGGTCTTCGACCTCGACGCCCTGGTGGTGCCCGACCCCGTCACCGCGAGCCCGATGGTGCTCCCGCTGGGCCGCGACAGCCTCGACGCCTCCGACGCCTCCGACGCCCCCGAGCCCCGCACCGCCGACGCCCCCGAGCCCCGCACCGCCGACGACGACAGCGCGGCAGATGGCCGCTCCGCCCCCGCCGATTCCCAGGAGGACGCCTTGACGACGACCACCCAGGCCGCCGCGGCCGCCGCCCACAGCGCCGCGACCGCGACCGCTGCCCGCGCACAGGCGGCGGCGACCGACACCACCGCCGTGCCCGCCCTGGCCCCGGCCCTCGAGGCGAGCTCCCAGCTCGCCTTCGAGCTGAGCGTCGGAGCCATCACGCCGATCGGGAAGAACCTCCTGCGGTTCACCCTCACCTCCCCGGACCTGGTGCACTTCGGCGCCGGCGGGCATCCGCTGGACATGCGGATCAAGCTGATCATCCGGGGCCCGGAGGCGTCGGCCGACCACTTCGCCACCGTGCGCCCGGGCGCACTGCTCGACCCCGCCACCCACGCCGAGTGGTACCGCACGTGGCTGCAGATCGACCCCGTCGACCGCGGGTGGATGCGCACCTACACGGTGCGGGCGCAGCGCGGAGCCGGCCATCCCGGCAACCTGACCGCGCATCCCGAGATCGACATCGACGTGGTCCTCCACCTCGATGCGGAGGAGATCCCCGGCAGCGGCGTCGCCGCGCGCTGGGCCCGCGACGCCCGCGTGGGCGACACCATCTCGATGCTCGGCCCGAACCGGCACGTCGTCGGCCCCGACTACGGAGGCATCGAGTTCCGTCCCGGCGCGGCCCGCACCGTGCTGCTGGTCGGCGACGAGACCGCGGCTCCCGCGATCTGCTCGATCCTGGAGGCTCTGCCCGAGGCGATCGCCGGCCACGCCGTGATCGAGGTGCCCGACGCCTCCGACCAGCAGCAGGTCCTCACCCGCTCGGGGGTCCAGGTCACCTGGCTCGTCCGCGGCGAGCGGCCCCACGGGGAGCTGATGGCCGCGGAGGTCCAGCGGCTGATGTGCGAGGACGCCCAGGCCTTCCGGATCGAGGCCGGTCTCGACGCCGACGGCCTCGGCGGCAGCGCCGGGCGCGCCGAGCTCGAGGACATCGACATCGACTCCAGCATCCTGTGGGAGACCACCACCGGCCACGGCACCTTCTACGCCTGGCTCGCGGGAGAGGCGGGCACCATCAAGATGCTGCGCCGCCATCTCGTCTCCGAGCTCGGCATCGACCGCCGCCAGGTCTCCTTCATGGGGTACTGGCGCCAGGGCCGACCGGAGGGCTGA
- a CDS encoding ATP-binding protein, which yields MTSATDTAQDGLDLPGMPEADETAQSIARDPDHPHPGQWRLTAVQVSNWGTFHGTHDLPISTKGYFLTGGPGTGKSTLLDAISALLTPPRSLQFNAAASDAGPARSKYRRTVASYVRGAWAMHYDQATGEFSQEVLREKTTLSVLTLRYGDGMGGTVQLSRLLLLHAGHSSDSDVKSLYVISRTPLDVTDLRQFVSSQIEGKALEAAHPGTDTFRQFREYRAAFCQLLGIPDEKALGLLHKIQSAKELGDVNALLRDYMLDAPRTFELADQALANFQNLSEVYEALVTAREQRDLLRGLRGNHEDWTAMRERGGELVDRRADIDVYAAQHLVRLLGEETERLQLERDSLGAQQRRLTQDVAEARSDLTQLKEQRKRAGGGEIDDWKQQIAGLEVERDRRRERGTEFAAQLATVDLRTPAGEDLFLALQREVETLRESLETEEKGADSARWEAEARVRELSATVESTREELASLTSRASNLHSEDVALRDHIASEVGIAPTELPFAAELLQVRTGEEEWTAAAEQALRGLARSILVPDRVYREVAAVIDRTKLRRRISYNRVNTDLRRPAKAIDERTLAAKLDVKDGEFHVWLSHEIASRMDYTCAESLEEFTRLNRAVLRSGQIKHSASRHEKNADRRINDRSQWVLGFDNRAKRAVFEAERTRAEQELFEAQARRKDVETEREQRRERLYALQSISAVEWDDIDAASVARRIANLGDMVRAAEDGSAALSELARQIDEVERSIADSDEELLEVVRTAGKLGEQTERAEERLAAARERVAESSLDPEVEAELAERFRAIAPSLVIGNIDQVTKDASATLDAELMALTRRTSRAEEDMRTAMREFSRRWPAQAGDTAPTLEGVEDFLAILQRIEEEKLPEVEDRFFEFFTGNTLGDVQALATAIAREPAEIRKRLQRINALLAQVEFHSGRYLQLSMRPVHLAALDEFKRALEDAVADTALNDISRDRDLAEERFLSLRHLMDMISAARTREDQVSRVILDVRRHVHFHAEEIDAEGTVVHAHESGGPLSGGQNERLATFCLAAALRYQLAGTGAEVPRYAPIIIDEAFSKGAGKFITAAMESFRHFGFQVILANPGKNPQALAPFIGGVGVVSIRQDRYSSVAPVEFVPTEE from the coding sequence GTGACTTCCGCGACCGATACCGCCCAGGACGGCCTCGACCTGCCGGGCATGCCCGAGGCCGATGAGACCGCGCAGAGCATCGCGCGCGATCCCGACCATCCGCATCCGGGGCAGTGGCGCCTGACCGCGGTGCAGGTCTCGAACTGGGGAACCTTCCACGGCACCCACGATCTGCCGATCTCGACCAAGGGCTACTTCCTCACCGGCGGGCCCGGCACCGGCAAGTCGACCCTGCTGGACGCCATCAGCGCTCTGCTGACCCCGCCGCGCTCGCTGCAGTTCAACGCTGCGGCCTCCGACGCGGGCCCGGCCCGTTCGAAGTACCGCCGCACCGTGGCCAGCTACGTGCGGGGTGCCTGGGCGATGCACTACGACCAGGCCACCGGCGAGTTCAGCCAGGAGGTGCTGCGGGAGAAGACCACCCTGTCGGTGCTCACCCTGCGCTACGGCGACGGGATGGGCGGCACCGTCCAGCTCTCGAGGCTGCTCCTGCTGCACGCGGGCCACAGCTCCGACTCCGACGTCAAGAGCCTGTACGTCATCTCCCGCACGCCGCTGGACGTCACCGACCTGCGCCAGTTCGTCTCCTCCCAGATCGAGGGCAAGGCGCTCGAGGCCGCCCACCCCGGCACCGACACCTTCCGGCAGTTCCGCGAGTACCGGGCCGCCTTCTGCCAGCTGCTGGGCATCCCGGACGAGAAGGCGCTGGGTCTGCTGCACAAGATCCAGTCCGCCAAGGAGCTCGGCGACGTCAACGCCCTGCTGCGCGACTACATGCTCGATGCGCCGCGCACCTTCGAGCTCGCCGATCAGGCGCTGGCGAACTTCCAGAACCTCTCGGAGGTGTACGAGGCGCTGGTCACCGCCCGCGAGCAGCGCGATCTGCTGCGCGGCCTGCGCGGCAACCATGAGGACTGGACCGCGATGCGCGAGCGCGGCGGGGAGCTGGTGGACCGTCGGGCCGACATCGACGTGTACGCCGCCCAGCACCTGGTGCGCCTGCTGGGGGAGGAGACCGAGCGTCTCCAGCTGGAGCGCGACAGCCTCGGCGCCCAGCAGCGCCGTCTGACCCAGGACGTCGCCGAGGCCCGCTCGGACCTCACCCAGCTCAAGGAGCAGCGCAAGCGCGCCGGCGGCGGTGAGATCGACGACTGGAAGCAGCAGATCGCCGGCCTCGAGGTCGAGCGCGACCGCCGCCGCGAGCGCGGCACCGAGTTCGCGGCGCAGCTGGCCACGGTCGATCTGCGCACTCCCGCCGGGGAGGACCTCTTCCTCGCCCTGCAGCGCGAGGTCGAGACCCTGCGCGAGTCCCTCGAGACCGAGGAGAAGGGGGCGGACTCCGCCCGCTGGGAGGCGGAGGCGCGGGTCCGCGAGCTGTCCGCCACCGTCGAGAGCACCCGGGAGGAGCTGGCCTCGCTCACCTCCCGCGCCTCGAACCTGCACTCCGAGGACGTCGCCCTGCGCGACCACATCGCCTCCGAGGTGGGCATCGCCCCCACCGAGCTGCCCTTCGCCGCCGAGCTGCTCCAGGTGCGCACCGGCGAGGAGGAATGGACCGCCGCCGCCGAGCAGGCGCTGCGCGGCCTGGCCCGCTCGATCCTGGTGCCCGACCGCGTCTACCGCGAGGTCGCCGCGGTCATCGACCGCACCAAGCTGCGTCGACGCATCTCCTACAACCGGGTCAACACCGACCTGCGCCGCCCCGCGAAGGCGATCGACGAGCGGACCCTGGCCGCCAAGCTGGACGTCAAGGACGGCGAGTTCCACGTCTGGCTCAGCCACGAGATCGCCTCCCGCATGGACTACACCTGTGCGGAGTCCCTCGAGGAGTTCACGCGACTGAACCGGGCCGTGCTGCGCTCCGGTCAGATCAAGCACTCCGCCAGCCGCCACGAGAAGAACGCCGACCGCCGCATCAACGACCGCTCGCAGTGGGTCCTGGGCTTCGACAACCGGGCCAAGCGCGCCGTGTTCGAGGCCGAGCGCACCCGCGCCGAGCAGGAGCTGTTCGAGGCGCAGGCGCGCCGCAAGGACGTCGAGACCGAGCGCGAGCAGCGCCGGGAACGGCTCTACGCCCTGCAGTCGATCAGCGCCGTCGAGTGGGACGACATCGACGCCGCCTCGGTCGCGCGACGGATCGCGAACCTGGGCGACATGGTGCGCGCCGCCGAGGACGGCTCCGCCGCCCTCAGCGAGCTGGCCCGGCAGATCGACGAGGTCGAGCGCTCCATCGCCGACTCCGACGAGGAGCTGCTGGAGGTGGTGCGCACGGCCGGCAAGCTCGGCGAGCAGACCGAGCGGGCCGAGGAGCGCCTGGCCGCGGCCCGCGAGCGGGTCGCCGAGTCCAGCCTGGACCCGGAGGTCGAGGCCGAGCTCGCCGAGCGCTTCCGAGCGATCGCCCCGTCCCTGGTGATCGGCAACATCGACCAGGTCACCAAGGACGCCTCGGCCACGCTGGACGCCGAGCTGATGGCGCTGACCCGCCGCACCTCCCGCGCGGAGGAGGACATGCGCACCGCCATGCGGGAGTTCTCCCGCCGCTGGCCCGCGCAGGCCGGGGACACCGCCCCGACCCTCGAAGGGGTCGAGGACTTCCTGGCGATCCTGCAGCGGATCGAGGAGGAGAAGCTTCCGGAGGTCGAGGACCGCTTCTTCGAGTTCTTCACCGGCAACACCCTCGGCGACGTGCAGGCCCTGGCCACCGCCATCGCCCGCGAACCGGCGGAGATCCGCAAGCGCCTCCAGCGCATCAACGCCCTGCTCGCCCAGGTCGAGTTCCACTCCGGCCGCTACCTGCAGCTGTCCATGCGGCCGGTGCACCTGGCGGCGCTGGACGAGTTCAAGCGGGCGCTCGAGGACGCCGTCGCGGACACCGCGCTGAACGACATCAGCCGGGACCGGGATCTGGCGGAGGAGCGCTTCCTGTCCCTGCGTCACCTGATGGACATGATCAGCGCGGCCCGCACCCGCGAGGACCAGGTCTCCCGAGTGATCCTCGACGTTCGCCGCCACGTGCACTTCCACGCCGAGGAGATCGACGCCGAGGGCACGGTGGTCCACGCCCATGAGTCCGGCGGCCCGCTCTCCGGCGGCCAGAACGAGCGCCTGGCCACGTTCTGCCTGGCGGCGGCCCTGCGCTACCAGCTGGCGGGCACCGGTGCCGAGGTGCCCCGCTACGCCCCGATCATCATCGACGAGGCCTTCTCCAAGGGCGCCGGCAAGTTCATCACCGCTGCCATGGAGTCCTTCCGTCACTTCGGGTTCCAGGTGATCCTGGCCAACCCCGGCAAGAACCCGCAGGCCCTGGCCCCGTTCATCGGGGGCGTCGGCGTGGTCTCCATCCGGCAGGACCGGTACTCCTCGGTCGCCCCGGTGGAATTCGTCCCGACGGAGGAGTGA
- a CDS encoding glycosyltransferase yields MQDARSGSRRPERPGRDRGADPSADGTPLTLQASPTVSSTSQDPSTSLWDRAFPAAWWRPVLAGRPVTVRVEGGAASLRGARNGRALRLGPIPEGRRELTADDLEADWLWIEGDATAVTWSIAAEATLPPVTVVVPTYRREADARRQADRFARMDVVTTVVVIDQGGTLAEDAAFTRLCAASDAIRLVSQENLGGSGGYARGMLEAADDPGAAVLFSDDDAVLSEESLRRMLTYQALAERPTILGTPLFSSVTPSYLVAHAESVRTGIFQWKPADSLGDGVDLAGTTPEQWTFLSPASAVNYTGWWGTLFPPGTVADLGLPAPLFLKWDDAEYGLRATAHGYAHAVLPGTSVHHPPWNAYRTQMTWTARVLHRNRLAIAAAYGAGRGVIGSSLLHQTKHILAGHLLTAELWQEGITAFRAGPDAWLGSDLRRARAEGAQVAETWHTEHDVDETATPTRTTPLPLLPAVGRALVRMLRPDQPPRVVLAVDADAVHWRTTMGADTVIITEDGRPLTAFTVRGSDARRALVRTASSHLDLAVNWGRLRRRYHRTLPRHTTADSWAALIGTDRATGARTPDDPIDPPRPIPPTDPTDPTTPTRRP; encoded by the coding sequence ATGCAGGACGCGCGGAGCGGTTCGCGTCGGCCGGAGCGGCCCGGCCGCGACCGCGGCGCCGACCCGTCGGCCGACGGGACCCCGCTGACCCTGCAGGCCTCCCCCACGGTCTCCTCGACCTCGCAGGACCCGTCGACCTCCCTGTGGGACCGGGCCTTCCCCGCCGCCTGGTGGCGGCCGGTCCTGGCCGGGAGACCGGTGACGGTGCGCGTCGAGGGCGGCGCCGCCTCCCTGCGGGGCGCCCGGAACGGCCGCGCCCTGCGACTGGGACCGATCCCGGAGGGCCGCCGTGAGCTGACCGCCGACGACCTCGAGGCCGACTGGCTCTGGATCGAGGGGGACGCGACGGCGGTGACCTGGAGCATCGCAGCCGAGGCCACCCTGCCGCCGGTGACGGTGGTGGTCCCCACCTACCGCCGCGAGGCGGATGCGAGGCGGCAGGCCGACCGCTTCGCCCGGATGGACGTCGTGACCACCGTGGTGGTGATCGACCAGGGCGGGACCCTGGCCGAGGACGCCGCGTTCACCCGGCTGTGCGCCGCCTCCGACGCGATCCGCCTGGTGTCCCAGGAGAACCTGGGGGGCTCGGGCGGATACGCCCGCGGCATGCTCGAGGCCGCCGACGACCCCGGCGCCGCCGTGCTCTTCTCCGACGACGACGCCGTCCTCAGCGAGGAATCGCTGCGACGGATGCTCACCTATCAGGCGCTGGCGGAGCGACCCACGATCCTCGGCACGCCCCTGTTCTCCTCCGTCACCCCCAGCTACCTGGTCGCCCACGCCGAGTCCGTGCGCACCGGCATCTTCCAGTGGAAGCCCGCCGACAGCCTGGGTGACGGCGTCGACCTGGCCGGGACCACCCCGGAGCAGTGGACCTTCCTCTCCCCCGCGTCCGCGGTGAACTACACCGGCTGGTGGGGCACCCTCTTCCCGCCCGGCACCGTCGCCGACCTGGGCCTGCCCGCGCCGCTGTTCCTGAAGTGGGATGACGCCGAGTACGGTCTGCGCGCCACCGCGCACGGCTACGCGCATGCGGTCCTGCCCGGGACCTCCGTGCACCATCCGCCGTGGAACGCCTACCGCACCCAGATGACGTGGACCGCGCGCGTGCTGCACCGCAACCGCCTCGCGATCGCCGCCGCCTACGGGGCCGGACGCGGCGTGATCGGCTCCTCGCTGCTGCACCAGACCAAGCACATCCTGGCCGGCCACCTGCTGACCGCCGAGCTCTGGCAGGAGGGCATCACCGCCTTCCGGGCGGGCCCCGACGCCTGGCTGGGCAGCGACCTGCGCCGCGCCCGGGCCGAGGGGGCGCAGGTCGCGGAGACCTGGCACACCGAGCACGACGTCGACGAGACCGCGACCCCGACCCGCACCACGCCACTGCCCCTGCTGCCGGCGGTGGGGCGCGCTCTGGTGCGGATGCTGCGGCCCGATCAGCCGCCGCGGGTGGTGCTGGCCGTCGATGCCGACGCCGTGCACTGGCGCACCACGATGGGGGCCGACACCGTGATCATCACCGAGGACGGTCGGCCGCTGACCGCGTTCACGGTGCGCGGCTCCGACGCCCGGCGCGCCCTCGTGCGCACTGCGAGCTCCCACCTCGACCTCGCCGTGAACTGGGGGCGGCTGCGCCGCCGATACCATCGGACCCTCCCGCGGCACACCACCGCCGACTCCTGGGCCGCCCTGATCGGCACGGACCGCGCCACGGGGGCGAGAACCCCGGACGACCCGATCGACCCCCCTCGCCCGATCCCCCCGACCGATCCCACCGACCCGACCACCCCGACCAGGAGGCCGTGA
- a CDS encoding IspD/TarI family cytidylyltransferase yields MYSLILLNGGIGARTGASQPKQLLKLRGIPILVYALVTADRVEQISQIVVNYPPDWRDQVEEVLEAYAISTPVTLVEAGDSRHSSVAAMLPHCTNDDVIIHESARPLVRTSDFQRLIDSQHRNVSLMSEISFTVAPVDPETSAVTGSLERDRLRNVQLPQKFSKSDLQDAHSRALEQRTEYTEDATLVADSGFPVHFVDGSDRNFKVTTSTDLKMAGFLLRPEEDDDE; encoded by the coding sequence ATGTACTCACTCATCCTCCTCAACGGTGGGATAGGCGCTCGCACCGGTGCGAGTCAGCCGAAACAGCTCCTCAAGCTCCGAGGGATACCGATCCTGGTGTACGCGCTCGTCACCGCAGATCGGGTCGAGCAGATCTCGCAGATCGTGGTGAACTACCCGCCCGATTGGCGCGATCAGGTCGAGGAGGTCCTCGAGGCCTACGCGATCTCGACCCCGGTCACGCTGGTGGAGGCCGGAGATTCCCGGCACTCCTCGGTCGCCGCGATGCTTCCGCACTGCACCAACGACGACGTGATCATCCACGAGTCGGCTCGCCCCCTGGTGCGGACCTCCGACTTCCAGCGGCTGATCGACTCGCAGCACCGCAACGTCTCGCTGATGTCCGAGATCTCCTTCACGGTCGCTCCCGTGGACCCGGAGACCTCCGCGGTCACCGGCTCCCTCGAGCGCGACCGGCTGCGCAACGTGCAGCTGCCGCAGAAGTTCTCGAAGTCCGATCTGCAGGACGCGCACTCGCGGGCCCTGGAGCAGAGGACCGAATACACCGAGGACGCCACGCTGGTCGCCGACAGCGGGTTCCCCGTCCACTTCGTGGATGGATCGGACCGCAACTTCAAGGTCACCACCAGCACCGATCTGAAGATGGCAGGATTCCTCCTGCGACCCGAGGAGGACGACGATGAGTAA
- a CDS encoding CDP-glycerol glycerophosphotransferase family protein yields the protein MPARGNALRRRVRSLGGKLLRRYRLLPGGMPDGLGDDEALRGASLDGEVVVYFPDTVDSLYQLRSWYGPLRELHAAQGVTVVCMDSRTAATIREESALPTVTIALDATLDAIILRSGTKLVLYVNFNPLNTAALRSRSAIHISLLHGDSDKAVSVSNQVKAYDYSFVAGQAAIDRLERYTSLFDASARCIPIGRPSLDTDSVPRSPGSPDRPVVLYAPTWEGGQASVGYCSLLTHAEPTVASLVRAGLAVIYRPHPLTGVRVPEYGEADAALRAQVEAAGSLVSTDRPLQQDFADADLLLCDVSAVANDWLPTGRPLIITRSTDPQAHDAGTELLGVVPRLAAADADDAGATARALIEHDPLLEKRIELTEYYLGDTTPGASLQRFLDACRHLAARRDELWSRIQENEGITSPDPS from the coding sequence ATGCCGGCACGCGGGAACGCCCTCCGCCGCAGGGTGCGCAGCCTCGGCGGCAAGCTGCTGCGCCGCTACCGCCTGCTGCCCGGCGGGATGCCGGACGGCCTCGGGGACGACGAGGCCCTGCGCGGAGCGAGTCTGGACGGCGAGGTGGTCGTGTACTTCCCCGACACGGTCGACAGCCTCTACCAGCTGCGCAGCTGGTACGGGCCGCTGCGCGAGCTGCACGCCGCCCAGGGCGTGACCGTCGTGTGCATGGACTCCCGCACCGCCGCGACGATCCGCGAGGAGAGCGCGCTGCCGACGGTGACCATCGCCCTGGACGCCACGCTGGATGCGATCATCCTGCGCAGCGGCACGAAGCTGGTGCTGTACGTGAACTTCAACCCGCTGAACACGGCGGCCCTGCGCTCCCGCTCGGCGATCCACATCTCGCTGCTGCACGGGGACTCCGACAAGGCGGTCTCGGTCTCCAACCAGGTCAAGGCCTACGACTACTCCTTCGTCGCCGGGCAGGCCGCGATCGACCGGTTGGAGCGGTACACCTCCCTGTTCGACGCGTCCGCCCGCTGCATCCCGATCGGTCGCCCTTCGCTGGACACCGACTCGGTGCCCCGCAGCCCCGGCTCCCCCGATCGCCCGGTGGTGCTCTATGCGCCGACCTGGGAGGGCGGCCAGGCCTCCGTCGGGTACTGCTCCCTGCTCACCCACGCGGAGCCGACGGTGGCCTCGCTGGTCCGGGCCGGCCTCGCCGTCATCTACCGCCCCCACCCGCTCACCGGGGTGCGGGTGCCCGAGTACGGGGAGGCCGACGCCGCCCTGCGCGCACAGGTGGAGGCCGCCGGCTCCCTGGTGAGCACGGACCGCCCCCTGCAGCAGGACTTCGCCGACGCGGATCTGCTGCTGTGCGACGTCTCCGCCGTGGCGAACGACTGGCTGCCCACGGGCCGGCCGCTGATCATCACCCGCTCCACCGATCCGCAGGCGCACGACGCCGGCACCGAGCTGCTCGGCGTGGTGCCGCGCCTGGCCGCAGCGGACGCGGACGACGCCGGAGCGACAGCGCGGGCGCTGATCGAGCACGACCCGCTGCTGGAGAAGCGGATCGAGCTGACCGAGTACTACCTCGGGGACACCACCCCCGGGGCCTCCCTGCAGCGGTTCCTGGACGCCTGCCGCCACCTGGCCGCCCGCCGGGACGAGCTGTGGAGCCGGATCCAGGAGAACGAGGGGATCACCTCCCCCGATCCGAGCTGA